The Aeromicrobium sp. Leaf245 genome includes a region encoding these proteins:
- a CDS encoding ABC-F family ATP-binding cassette domain-containing protein: MSGNTRGGGTTRPLIGGEGLQLSFPTKDVLDDVTLGLAEGQRVGVVGRNGDGKSTLMRVLARRLEPDEGRITWRRDLQVGFVDQADVLDPAVVVSDAVVGDTAEHEWAGDAKVRDVVNGLLSDVPWDARVGDLSGGQRRRVSLAAVLVGDHDVLFLDEPTNHLDVEGVTWLAAHLNARFASGQGAFVVVTHDRWFLDEVCTDTWEVHDAVVEPFEGGYAAYVLQRVERDRQAAASESRRQNLLRKELAWLRRGAPARTSKPKFRIDAANELIEREPPVRDEVALKRVATARLGKDVVDLLDVSVAYGSHEVLQRVEWRIAPGERVGILGANGAGKSTLLGLVAGTVQPSSGHVKRGKTVQVATLSQSLAELDEIADDRVRDVVAGRRASYQAEGAEVTPSQMLERLGFSSVQLSNRVKDLSGGQRRRLQLLLVLLDEPNVLILDEPTNDMDTDMLAAIEDLLDTWPGTLLVVSHDRYLLERVTDHQYAVLDGRLRHLPGGVDEYLRLRRREAAEASGGPDAVATATAGGTPGGVASSTTGSGPSRSAGSAQDRQDRKEVARLERQIERLTAREADLERQMVEAAAEPDRLLALSSEHAEVLADRDRLEERWLELAD, translated from the coding sequence ATGAGCGGCAACACTCGCGGCGGGGGCACCACCCGCCCCCTCATCGGTGGTGAGGGCCTGCAGCTCTCGTTCCCGACCAAGGACGTGCTCGACGACGTCACCCTGGGCCTGGCCGAGGGCCAGCGCGTGGGCGTCGTCGGCCGCAACGGCGACGGCAAGTCCACCCTCATGCGGGTCCTCGCGCGACGGCTCGAGCCCGACGAGGGACGCATCACCTGGCGCCGCGACCTGCAGGTCGGCTTCGTGGACCAGGCCGACGTGCTCGACCCCGCCGTGGTCGTGTCCGACGCGGTGGTGGGCGACACGGCCGAGCACGAGTGGGCCGGCGACGCGAAGGTGCGCGACGTCGTGAACGGTCTGCTGTCCGACGTCCCGTGGGACGCGCGGGTGGGGGACCTGAGCGGTGGTCAGCGTCGACGGGTCTCGCTCGCGGCGGTGCTGGTGGGCGACCACGACGTCCTGTTCCTCGACGAGCCCACCAACCACCTCGACGTGGAGGGCGTCACCTGGCTCGCGGCGCACCTCAACGCCCGCTTCGCCTCGGGGCAGGGGGCGTTCGTGGTGGTCACCCACGACCGGTGGTTCCTCGACGAGGTGTGCACCGACACGTGGGAGGTGCACGACGCGGTCGTCGAGCCGTTCGAGGGCGGCTACGCCGCGTACGTGCTGCAACGGGTCGAGCGCGACCGGCAGGCCGCGGCCTCGGAGTCGCGTCGCCAGAACCTGCTGCGCAAGGAGCTGGCGTGGCTGAGGCGCGGCGCGCCCGCGCGGACGTCGAAGCCGAAGTTCCGCATCGACGCGGCCAACGAGCTGATCGAGCGCGAGCCGCCGGTGCGCGACGAGGTGGCGCTCAAGCGCGTGGCCACCGCGCGTCTGGGCAAGGACGTCGTCGACCTGCTCGACGTGTCCGTGGCCTACGGCAGCCACGAGGTCCTGCAGCGGGTCGAGTGGCGGATCGCCCCCGGTGAGCGGGTGGGCATCCTGGGTGCGAACGGCGCCGGCAAGAGCACCCTGCTCGGCCTGGTCGCCGGGACGGTGCAGCCCTCGAGCGGCCACGTCAAGCGGGGCAAGACCGTGCAGGTGGCCACGCTGTCGCAGTCGCTGGCCGAGCTGGACGAGATCGCCGACGACCGGGTCCGCGACGTCGTGGCCGGGCGCCGCGCCAGCTACCAGGCCGAGGGCGCCGAGGTCACGCCGTCGCAGATGCTGGAGCGGCTCGGCTTCTCCAGCGTCCAGCTGTCGAACCGGGTCAAGGACCTCTCCGGTGGCCAGCGGCGACGGCTCCAGCTGCTGCTGGTGCTGCTCGACGAGCCCAACGTGCTGATCCTCGACGAGCCGACGAACGACATGGACACCGACATGCTGGCCGCGATCGAGGACCTCCTCGACACGTGGCCCGGGACCCTGCTCGTGGTCAGCCACGACCGCTACCTCCTGGAGCGGGTCACGGACCACCAGTACGCCGTGCTCGACGGCCGCCTGCGTCACCTGCCGGGCGGGGTCGACGAGTACCTGCGGCTGCGCCGGCGGGAGGCGGCCGAGGCGTCCGGCGGTCCCGACGCCGTCGCCACGGCCACGGCCGGCGGGACCCCGGGCGGCGTCGCCTCGTCCACGACCGGATCCGGACCGAGCCGTTCGGCGGGATCGGCGCAGGACCGTCAGGACCGCAAGGAGGTCGCCCGGCTGGAGCGCCAGATCGAGCGGCTCACCGCGCGCGAGGCCGACCTGGAGCGTCAGATGGTGGAGGCCGCGGCCGAGCCCGACCGGCTGCTCGCCCTGTCGAGCGAGCACGCCGAGGTGCTGGCCGACCGCGACCGGCTCGAGGAGCGGTGGCTCGAGCTCGCGGACTGA
- a CDS encoding 4-(cytidine 5'-diphospho)-2-C-methyl-D-erythritol kinase codes for MTSVSVRVPAKINLCLGVGPVREDGFHPLATVYQAVDLHDELRATVVDSDEITVTTTVDVEEAEAEAALVPEGWDNIAVRAAAALREHAGIEAGIDLAIRKVIPVAGGMAGGSADAAAALVACNDAWGLGYSRHDLEPVAASLGSDVPFLLHGGNAIGGGRGETVSPVLARGSYHWVFAVAAEGLSTAAVYAEFDRLNEGRDVPEPEVPDALLAALRSGDAQALGAALSNDLTEASLSLRPELAATLDVGRQAEALGAIISGSGPTCLFLASDEQHSLDIAIALAGAGGCADVVQSTGPVPGVRFIG; via the coding sequence GTGACTTCCGTCAGCGTGCGCGTGCCCGCCAAGATCAACCTGTGTCTCGGCGTCGGGCCCGTGCGCGAGGACGGCTTCCACCCGCTCGCGACGGTGTACCAGGCCGTCGACCTGCACGACGAGCTGCGCGCCACCGTGGTCGACTCCGACGAGATCACCGTGACCACGACGGTCGACGTCGAGGAGGCCGAGGCCGAGGCCGCGCTGGTGCCCGAGGGATGGGACAACATCGCGGTCCGTGCGGCTGCCGCGCTGCGTGAGCACGCCGGCATCGAGGCCGGCATCGACCTGGCCATCCGCAAGGTCATCCCGGTGGCCGGCGGCATGGCGGGCGGCTCGGCCGACGCGGCGGCGGCGCTGGTGGCCTGCAACGACGCGTGGGGGCTGGGCTACTCCCGGCACGACCTCGAGCCGGTGGCCGCGTCGCTCGGCAGCGACGTCCCGTTCCTGCTGCACGGTGGCAACGCGATCGGCGGTGGCCGCGGCGAGACGGTCAGCCCCGTCCTCGCCCGCGGGTCGTACCACTGGGTCTTCGCCGTGGCGGCCGAAGGCCTGTCGACGGCGGCCGTCTACGCCGAGTTCGACCGGCTCAACGAGGGACGCGACGTGCCGGAGCCCGAGGTGCCCGACGCCCTCCTCGCCGCGCTCCGCTCAGGCGATGCCCAGGCGCTCGGTGCGGCCCTGTCCAACGACCTGACCGAGGCATCGCTGTCGCTGCGGCCGGAGCTCGCGGCCACGCTCGACGTCGGGCGCCAGGCCGAGGCTCTCGGGGCGATCATCTCCGGGTCCGGCCCCACCTGCCTGTTCCTCGCCTCCGACGAGCAGCACAGCCTCGACATCGCGATCGCCCTCGCCGGTGCCGGTGGCTGCGCCGACGTCGTGCAGTCCACCGGCCCGGTCCCGGGCGTCCGCTTCATCGGATGA
- the rsmA gene encoding 16S rRNA (adenine(1518)-N(6)/adenine(1519)-N(6))-dimethyltransferase RsmA, translating into MRRIADAIGLRPTKQRGQNFVVDANTVRRIVRTSGVGPDDVVVEVGPGLGSLTLELLGVASQVVAVEIDPVLAGRLPITVAEHAPDHADRLHLVQADAMRVEELPGPAPTALVANLPYNVSVPVLLHLLERFDSIESVLVMVQAEVAHRLAAGPGSRTYGVPSVKASWYCDVALAGTIGRQVFWPVPNVDSALVSLRRRPTPGDETLRRATFRVVDAAFAQRRKTLRAALSGLVGSGAAAEEALRAAGVDPQARGEQLDVADFARIATVLG; encoded by the coding sequence GTGCGTCGGATCGCTGACGCGATCGGCCTGCGCCCCACGAAGCAACGTGGCCAGAACTTCGTGGTCGACGCCAACACCGTCCGGCGCATCGTCCGCACCTCCGGGGTCGGTCCCGACGACGTCGTCGTCGAGGTCGGCCCCGGACTGGGTTCGTTGACGCTCGAGCTGCTGGGCGTGGCCAGCCAGGTGGTGGCCGTCGAGATCGACCCGGTCCTCGCAGGACGACTGCCGATCACCGTGGCCGAGCACGCGCCCGACCACGCCGACCGGCTCCACCTCGTGCAGGCCGACGCCATGCGCGTGGAGGAGCTGCCGGGCCCGGCGCCAACGGCGCTCGTGGCCAACCTGCCGTACAACGTGTCGGTGCCGGTGCTGCTGCACCTGCTCGAGCGCTTCGACTCGATCGAGTCCGTGCTGGTGATGGTGCAGGCGGAGGTGGCGCACCGACTCGCCGCCGGCCCCGGGTCCCGCACGTACGGGGTGCCGAGCGTCAAGGCGTCCTGGTACTGCGACGTCGCCCTGGCCGGCACCATCGGGCGCCAGGTGTTCTGGCCCGTCCCGAACGTCGACTCGGCCCTCGTGTCCCTGCGTCGCAGGCCCACGCCGGGCGACGAGACCCTCCGCCGCGCGACCTTCCGGGTCGTCGACGCCGCGTTCGCCCAGCGCCGCAAGACGCTCCGCGCGGCCCTCTCGGGACTGGTCGGCTCGGGCGCGGCGGCGGAGGAGGCGCTGCGGGCCGCAGGCGTCGACCCGCAGGCACGCGGGGAGCAGCTCGACGTCGCCGACTTCGCCCGCATCGCGACGGTCCTCGGCTGA
- a CDS encoding resuscitation-promoting factor — MRHPFSKSPQTPQTGSSATPAATPSRSRHRQTKKRVVIALNLAVLLVIGAGVAAYGTLGKTVTLDVDGRKDTVRTFGASVGSLLKSQDVRTTDAAVNAEPTASVSDGDTIKVRYAKDVVLAVDGTVKRETVHAATVGDVLDELDVDPAPGADVSADRDTRLDDTGSQVVVSNPKKLTVSVDGDDRSVTSAAPTAEGVLEEAGVRLDQNDEVTAGDAIGRAALVKPGDDVEVVRIEMVDTTEKLERDLKVEYRDDDSLEKGTEKVLEEGSPSEVQQQVLLTKADGKVRHRLVLTSRTLEKGAPRVVARGTAEAPSVEDGSVWDRIAKCESGGNWSINTGNGYYGGLQFSAATWRSVGGPGLPHEHSREVQIKYAKILQQRSGWGQWSCAAKVGVG; from the coding sequence GTGCGTCACCCCTTCTCGAAGTCCCCCCAGACCCCCCAGACCGGCTCCTCGGCCACCCCCGCGGCGACGCCCTCCCGCAGTCGCCACCGCCAGACGAAGAAGCGTGTCGTCATCGCGCTCAACCTGGCCGTGCTGCTCGTCATCGGCGCCGGTGTCGCCGCCTACGGCACGCTCGGCAAGACCGTCACGCTCGACGTCGACGGCCGCAAGGACACCGTCCGCACGTTCGGCGCCTCCGTCGGGTCGCTGCTGAAGAGCCAGGACGTCCGGACCACCGACGCCGCGGTCAACGCCGAGCCGACCGCCTCGGTCTCCGACGGCGACACGATCAAGGTCCGCTACGCCAAGGACGTCGTGCTGGCCGTCGACGGCACGGTGAAGCGCGAGACCGTGCACGCCGCCACCGTCGGCGACGTCCTCGACGAGCTCGACGTGGACCCCGCCCCGGGAGCCGACGTCAGCGCCGACCGCGACACCCGGCTCGACGACACGGGCTCGCAGGTCGTCGTGTCCAACCCCAAGAAGCTCACGGTCTCCGTGGACGGTGACGACCGCTCGGTCACCAGCGCAGCCCCGACGGCCGAGGGCGTGCTCGAGGAGGCCGGCGTGCGGCTCGACCAGAACGACGAGGTCACGGCCGGCGACGCGATCGGTCGCGCCGCCCTGGTGAAGCCGGGCGACGACGTCGAGGTCGTGCGCATCGAGATGGTCGACACCACCGAGAAGCTCGAGCGCGACCTGAAGGTCGAGTACCGCGACGACGACTCCCTCGAGAAGGGCACCGAGAAGGTCCTGGAGGAGGGGAGCCCCAGCGAGGTCCAGCAGCAGGTGCTGCTCACGAAGGCCGACGGCAAGGTCCGCCACCGCCTGGTGCTCACCTCGAGGACGCTCGAGAAGGGCGCGCCGCGCGTCGTGGCGCGTGGCACCGCCGAGGCCCCGTCCGTCGAGGACGGCAGCGTGTGGGACCGCATCGCGAAGTGCGAGTCCGGCGGCAACTGGAGCATCAACACCGGCAACGGCTACTACGGCGGTCTGCAGTTCTCGGCGGCCACCTGGCGCAGCGTCGGCGGGCCCGGCCTGCCGCACGAGCACAGCCGCGAGGTGCAGATCAAGTACGCCAAGATCCTGCAGCAGCGGTCCGGCTGGGGCCAGTGGTCCTGCGCCGCGAAGGTCGGTGTCGGCTGA
- a CDS encoding TatD family hydrolase — protein MTDAGSARWPWPDAPEPLPSPVVDNHCHLDHRIKGGLVIDVDDALDRAAAVNVNRIVQVGCDLEGSRWAVETARAHPAVVAAVALHPNEAPLLDADGTLDAALAEIDALAQDPQVRAVGETGLDYFRTGPDGRDAQHRSFRAHVAMAKRHDRTLVIHDRDAHDDVLALLDDEGVPERTVMHCFSGDADVARRCLDRGAYLSFSGTVTFKNAEPLREALAITPTDRILVETDAPFLTPMPHRGRPNASFLVPLTVRFMAEFLGRSVDDLCRAIDENTDRAFGGSWQQHGSAV, from the coding sequence GTGACCGACGCGGGCTCGGCCCGCTGGCCCTGGCCGGACGCGCCCGAGCCGTTGCCGTCGCCGGTGGTCGACAACCACTGCCACCTCGACCACCGGATCAAGGGTGGCCTCGTCATCGACGTCGACGACGCCCTCGACCGTGCTGCCGCGGTCAACGTGAACCGCATCGTGCAGGTCGGCTGCGACCTCGAGGGGTCCCGGTGGGCGGTCGAGACGGCCCGGGCCCACCCGGCCGTCGTCGCCGCCGTGGCCCTGCACCCCAACGAGGCGCCACTGCTCGACGCCGACGGCACGCTCGACGCGGCCCTGGCCGAGATCGACGCGCTCGCGCAGGACCCGCAGGTGCGGGCGGTGGGGGAGACCGGGCTCGACTACTTCCGCACCGGGCCCGACGGTCGCGACGCGCAGCACCGCTCGTTCCGTGCGCACGTGGCCATGGCGAAGCGCCACGACCGCACGCTCGTCATCCACGACCGCGACGCCCACGACGACGTGCTCGCGCTCCTGGACGACGAGGGCGTGCCCGAGCGCACGGTCATGCACTGCTTCTCCGGTGACGCCGACGTCGCCCGTCGGTGCCTCGACCGTGGCGCGTACCTGTCGTTCTCCGGCACGGTCACGTTCAAGAACGCCGAGCCCCTGCGCGAGGCGCTCGCGATCACGCCGACGGATCGGATCCTCGTCGAGACCGATGCGCCGTTCCTCACACCGATGCCGCACCGCGGGCGCCCGAACGCCTCGTTCCTCGTCCCGTTGACGGTGCGTTTCATGGCTGAGTTCCTGGGCCGATCCGTCGACGACCTCTGCCGGGCCATCGACGAGAACACCGACCGCGCGTTCGGAGGATCCTGGCAGCAGCACGGCTCCGCTGTTTGA
- the metG gene encoding methionine--tRNA ligase, protein MSYYVTTPIYYVNDAPHIGHGYTTVIGDILTRWHRQRGEDVWYLTGTDEHGLKVLRKAEQNGVTPQEWTDRLVETEWKPLLETLDIANDDFIRTSEARHEAGSQAFWQDLYDRGEVYKGEFTGWYSVGSEEFVAEDDVADGEGDDEGHKVSALDGSRVEHMTEENYFFPLSKYADRLLELYESNPDFIQPESARNEVVSFVRRGLKDLSISRSTFDWGIKVPWDHSHVMYVWIEALLNYVTAAGYGVDDERFGELWPADVHLVGKDIARFHAVIWPAMLMAAGRPVPHRVFAHGWLLVGGQKMSKSKANGIRPDELVDVFGSDAYRYYFARALTFGADGSISWEDMRARYHAELANGFGNLASRVAAMIGKYFDGALPAAGPHGPAEDALVALVEESVLEADRAIDRIAPQDALAQVWRIVEALNGYLTEQAPWQVAKDESQKERLATILVTAAEGLRVLAVLLNPVMPKASASLWESLGAEPALGALADQRISAAAAWGRLPEGSVITKVPSLFPRIEDAE, encoded by the coding sequence GTGTCCTACTACGTCACCACGCCGATCTACTACGTCAACGACGCGCCGCACATCGGCCACGGCTACACGACGGTCATCGGCGACATCCTCACCCGCTGGCACCGGCAGCGTGGCGAGGACGTCTGGTACCTGACGGGCACCGACGAGCACGGCCTCAAGGTGCTCCGCAAGGCCGAGCAGAACGGCGTCACGCCGCAGGAGTGGACCGACCGGCTGGTCGAGACGGAGTGGAAGCCGCTGCTCGAGACGCTCGACATCGCCAACGACGACTTCATCCGCACCAGCGAGGCGCGCCACGAGGCGGGGTCGCAGGCGTTCTGGCAGGACCTCTACGACCGCGGCGAGGTCTACAAGGGCGAGTTCACCGGCTGGTACTCCGTGGGGTCGGAGGAGTTCGTGGCCGAGGACGACGTCGCCGACGGCGAGGGCGACGACGAGGGCCACAAGGTCTCCGCGCTCGACGGCTCCCGGGTGGAGCACATGACCGAGGAGAACTACTTCTTCCCGCTCAGCAAGTACGCCGACCGCCTGCTCGAGCTCTACGAGAGCAACCCCGACTTCATCCAGCCCGAGTCGGCGCGCAACGAGGTCGTCTCGTTCGTGCGCCGCGGGCTCAAGGACCTCTCCATCAGCCGGTCCACGTTCGACTGGGGCATCAAGGTCCCGTGGGACCACTCGCACGTCATGTACGTGTGGATCGAGGCGCTCCTCAACTACGTGACGGCGGCGGGCTACGGCGTCGACGACGAGCGCTTCGGCGAGCTCTGGCCGGCCGACGTGCACCTCGTCGGCAAGGACATCGCCCGGTTCCACGCGGTCATCTGGCCGGCCATGCTCATGGCCGCAGGCCGCCCGGTGCCGCACCGCGTGTTCGCCCACGGCTGGCTGCTGGTCGGCGGGCAGAAGATGAGCAAGAGCAAGGCCAACGGCATCCGTCCCGACGAGCTGGTCGACGTGTTCGGGTCCGACGCCTACCGCTACTACTTCGCGCGGGCGCTCACGTTCGGCGCCGACGGCTCGATCTCCTGGGAGGACATGCGGGCCCGGTACCACGCCGAGCTGGCCAACGGCTTCGGCAACCTGGCCTCGCGGGTGGCCGCCATGATCGGCAAGTACTTCGACGGCGCGCTGCCCGCCGCCGGCCCGCACGGCCCGGCCGAGGACGCCCTCGTCGCGCTGGTCGAGGAGTCCGTGCTCGAGGCCGACCGCGCGATCGACCGGATCGCCCCGCAGGACGCGCTCGCCCAGGTGTGGCGGATCGTCGAGGCGCTCAACGGCTACCTCACCGAGCAGGCGCCGTGGCAGGTGGCCAAGGACGAGTCGCAGAAGGAGCGGCTCGCGACCATCCTGGTCACCGCGGCCGAGGGCCTGCGCGTGCTGGCCGTGCTGCTCAACCCCGTCATGCCGAAGGCGTCGGCGTCGCTGTGGGAGTCCCTGGGTGCCGAGCCGGCGCTGGGCGCGCTGGCCGACCAGCGCATCTCCGCGGCGGCGGCCTGGGGCCGGCTGCCCGAGGGCTCGGTGATCACGAAGGTCCCGAGCCTGTTCCCGCGCATCGAGGACGCCGAGTGA
- the rsmI gene encoding 16S rRNA (cytidine(1402)-2'-O)-methyltransferase, producing MGEDGGMLILAATPIGRADDASPRLVAALGSADVVAAEDTRRLRRLAADLGATVGGRIVSYFEGNERERTPELVEHLQDGLDVLLVTDAGMPSVSDPGYRLVVAALEADVDVHAIPGPSAVLTALAVSGLPVDRFCFEGFPPRKAGERDRAFAALSTEPRTMVFFESPHRTRATLAALASALGDDRPAAVCRELTKTYEEVARGTLAELVAWVDEQEHGVRGEVTLVVAGHVAVAADLDDDALRSLVAAAESTGLSRKDAVAQVVADTGVRKRVVYDAAHAR from the coding sequence ATGGGGGAGGATGGGGGGATGCTGATCCTCGCGGCGACTCCCATCGGGCGGGCGGACGACGCGTCGCCGAGGCTCGTCGCTGCGCTCGGGTCGGCCGACGTCGTGGCGGCGGAGGACACCCGACGTCTGCGCAGGCTCGCGGCCGACCTCGGTGCGACGGTCGGTGGGCGGATCGTCTCCTACTTCGAGGGCAACGAGCGCGAGCGCACCCCCGAGCTGGTGGAGCACCTCCAGGACGGGCTCGACGTGCTGCTCGTGACCGACGCCGGCATGCCGAGCGTGTCCGACCCGGGGTACCGACTGGTGGTCGCGGCGCTCGAGGCCGACGTCGACGTGCACGCCATCCCCGGCCCCTCGGCGGTGCTCACGGCCCTCGCGGTCAGCGGGCTGCCGGTCGACCGGTTCTGCTTCGAGGGGTTCCCACCGCGCAAGGCCGGCGAGCGCGACCGTGCCTTCGCCGCACTCTCCACCGAGCCCCGCACCATGGTGTTCTTCGAGTCGCCGCACCGCACCCGTGCCACGCTCGCCGCCCTGGCCTCGGCCCTCGGCGACGACCGTCCCGCCGCCGTGTGCCGCGAGCTGACCAAGACCTACGAGGAGGTCGCGCGCGGCACGCTCGCCGAGCTGGTGGCCTGGGTCGACGAGCAGGAGCACGGCGTCCGCGGCGAGGTCACGCTCGTGGTGGCCGGCCACGTGGCCGTCGCCGCCGACCTCGACGACGACGCCCTCCGGTCCCTGGTCGCCGCCGCCGAGTCCACCGGGCTCAGCCGCAAGGACGCCGTCGCCCAGGTGGTCGCCGACACCGGCGTGCGCAAGCGCGTGGTCTACGACGCCGCCCACGCACGCTGA
- a CDS encoding dolichyl-phosphate-mannose--protein mannosyltransferase, protein MRGWERERVVGWVGPLSVAVLALVLRLWHLGRPNLLVFDETYYAKDAYSLLQHGYVQDFVEDANDKIVAGDLADLMTGQPAYIAHPDGGKWLIALGEQLFGMDSFGWRVSAAVVGALTVLVLARLVRRLTGSTWVGCLAGLLLCLDGMHLVMSRTALLDVFLAFWVVAAVACLVADRDAVRARLDRHRPWRPWQLAAGLCFGMATATKWSGLYALAAFGLVVVVWEVLARRSHARETGSSGPRFGWIRTTLVTGLPAFVTIVGVTLVVYLVSWTGFLLHHELYAERYGLGDPSWGTYVASPTPGALGAVTDAFRSLWHFHVMLFDFHTGDYLAGKTHPYASNPLGWLVLERPVAFDAQNDLPAATCGAPADSSCMRVVTALGNPAVWWTGSLAVIASVVAWFRTRDGRWAVPVVGVAAGWLPWFLSTDRPIFSFYAVVVLPFMIVAVCLLVDEARRAATTARQRYAVGLVVGLLVVATVVLFWFFQPIWTDALISYDAWYRRMWFSRWI, encoded by the coding sequence GTGCGAGGGTGGGAGCGGGAGCGCGTCGTGGGGTGGGTGGGCCCGCTGTCCGTGGCGGTGCTCGCGCTGGTGCTGCGGCTGTGGCACCTCGGACGGCCGAACCTGCTGGTCTTCGACGAGACCTACTACGCCAAGGACGCGTACTCGCTGCTGCAGCACGGCTACGTGCAGGACTTCGTCGAGGACGCCAACGACAAGATCGTGGCGGGCGACCTCGCGGACCTGATGACGGGACAGCCCGCCTACATCGCCCATCCCGACGGCGGGAAGTGGCTCATCGCGCTCGGTGAGCAGCTGTTCGGCATGGACTCCTTCGGGTGGCGCGTCTCTGCCGCCGTCGTCGGTGCCCTCACCGTCCTCGTGCTGGCCCGGCTCGTGCGCCGGCTCACCGGGTCGACGTGGGTGGGCTGCCTGGCCGGGCTGCTCCTGTGCCTCGACGGCATGCACCTCGTGATGTCGCGCACCGCCCTGCTCGACGTGTTCCTCGCCTTCTGGGTGGTCGCCGCCGTGGCCTGCCTCGTCGCAGACCGCGACGCCGTCCGCGCACGGCTCGACCGCCACCGGCCCTGGCGACCCTGGCAGCTCGCCGCCGGACTGTGCTTCGGCATGGCGACGGCCACGAAGTGGAGCGGTCTCTACGCACTCGCCGCGTTCGGCCTCGTCGTCGTGGTGTGGGAGGTGCTGGCCCGACGCAGCCACGCACGTGAGACCGGGTCGTCGGGACCACGCTTCGGCTGGATCCGCACGACCCTGGTCACCGGGCTGCCGGCCTTCGTGACGATCGTCGGCGTGACCCTCGTGGTCTACCTCGTGTCGTGGACCGGGTTCCTGCTGCACCACGAGCTGTACGCCGAGCGCTACGGCCTGGGCGATCCGTCGTGGGGCACCTACGTCGCGTCGCCCACCCCCGGCGCGCTCGGTGCGGTCACCGACGCCTTCCGGTCGCTCTGGCACTTCCACGTGATGCTGTTCGACTTCCACACCGGCGACTACCTCGCGGGCAAGACGCACCCCTACGCCTCGAACCCGCTCGGCTGGCTCGTGCTCGAGCGGCCGGTGGCCTTCGACGCGCAGAACGACCTGCCCGCCGCCACCTGCGGCGCTCCGGCCGACTCGTCGTGCATGCGCGTGGTGACCGCCCTCGGGAACCCCGCCGTGTGGTGGACCGGGTCCCTCGCGGTGATCGCCTCGGTCGTCGCGTGGTTCCGGACCCGCGACGGTCGCTGGGCGGTGCCGGTGGTCGGCGTCGCCGCAGGATGGCTGCCCTGGTTCCTCAGCACCGACCGACCGATCTTCAGCTTCTACGCCGTGGTCGTGCTCCCGTTCATGATCGTCGCCGTCTGCCTGCTGGTCGACGAGGCGCGGCGCGCGGCCACCACGGCGCGTCAGCGCTACGCCGTGGGGCTGGTGGTGGGCCTGCTCGTGGTGGCCACCGTGGTCCTCTTCTGGTTCTTCCAGCCGATCTGGACCGACGCGCTGATCTCCTACGACGCCTGGTACCGCCGGATGTGGTTCAGCCGCTGGATCTAG
- a CDS encoding TetR/AcrR family transcriptional regulator — protein MRERLLDAAQQVVESEGWSAITMSRIARLAGVSRQTVHNELGTKHALAQALALRELDRFLAVVRDRLREADDIVSGVRAACRGALELGERSVLVRTIVTSVPSEQDGDLLAILTTESGEIVEAASAVVKAELVDQFSPLPFADAELDVAVEVVVRLVLSSITRPSKPAREAADEVAWMLGLAIAGREASGSAVAAPGSGT, from the coding sequence ATGCGCGAACGCCTCCTCGACGCGGCCCAGCAGGTCGTCGAGTCCGAGGGGTGGAGCGCGATCACGATGTCGCGGATCGCCCGGCTGGCCGGGGTGAGTCGTCAGACCGTGCACAACGAGCTCGGCACCAAGCACGCCCTGGCGCAGGCGCTGGCGCTGCGCGAGCTGGACCGCTTCCTCGCCGTCGTGCGCGACCGCCTGCGGGAGGCCGACGACATCGTGTCCGGCGTCCGGGCGGCCTGCCGTGGCGCCCTCGAGCTGGGGGAGCGCAGCGTCCTCGTCCGCACGATCGTCACGTCGGTCCCCTCGGAGCAGGACGGCGACCTGCTGGCGATCCTCACCACCGAGTCCGGCGAGATCGTGGAGGCGGCGTCGGCCGTGGTCAAGGCCGAGCTGGTCGACCAGTTCTCGCCGCTGCCGTTCGCCGACGCCGAGCTCGACGTGGCCGTCGAGGTGGTGGTGCGGCTCGTGCTCTCGTCGATCACGCGACCGTCGAAGCCGGCCCGCGAGGCGGCCGACGAGGTGGCCTGGATGCTGGGTCTGGCCATCGCCGGGCGCGAGGCGTCGGGCTCGGCGGTGGCTGCTCCTGGCTCCGGGACCTAG